The following proteins are encoded in a genomic region of Aliiroseovarius sp. F47248L:
- a CDS encoding M10 family metallopeptidase yields MALRHVSPGDFSIQLTHGFSKYFGEPLGAAFNLGSDRTIYYNVDYISDAGGWFAEKALDAWAAVSGINFVASSYSNADIRFGQSDSSGAYATTYFDGYGDITQANVNIPNWWISGDSYNLNSYGYQTYLHEIGHALGLGHAGNYNGLASFPYDAKFANDSWQMSVMSYFSQTDNPNVNASFAYVLTPMAADIIAINRLYGLPNGGDKVNTSNTVWGLNSNAQGPAANFSLQQPAMTMTIFDQGGNDTLDVSNTGHYQVINLKPGHFSSVYGKSNNIYIDRLSHIENAAGGNGVDKMIGNAFANKLSGGAGADKIYGGGGNDELRGEHGADVLFGESGIDTIFGDVGWDIIRGGDGSDNIYGGSGNDALIGERGHDFIQGGDGNDDIRGGLNNDTLYGNAGGDRILGEDGLDTIFGDVGWDIIRGGSGSDNIDGGRGDDALFGDRGHDLVKGGDGNDTIHGGMDNDTLLGGVGADNIYGGHGRDTIYGGSDADLISGGDGNDQIYGDAGADALIGNSGNDVIFGGDGNDLMAGGYGFDVLIGGAGNDRLNGEASRDRLNGGQGHDVMIGGPGGDTFYFNDGNDVVQDFSDAQGDIIEIDSALVSTSNVASFIASNASSDGHHTTITFDNGDTLMLLGVTDPNSIVDDVFFV; encoded by the coding sequence ATGGCACTGAGACACGTATCGCCAGGTGATTTCTCAATCCAGCTCACGCATGGTTTTTCAAAGTATTTTGGTGAGCCTCTGGGAGCAGCGTTCAACCTCGGCTCTGATCGCACAATTTATTACAACGTCGACTACATTTCTGATGCTGGCGGCTGGTTCGCCGAAAAAGCTTTGGACGCTTGGGCAGCTGTGTCGGGTATCAACTTCGTTGCCTCAAGTTACAGCAATGCGGATATCAGGTTCGGTCAAAGCGACTCATCAGGCGCTTATGCTACCACATACTTCGATGGTTATGGTGACATCACCCAAGCGAATGTAAACATTCCCAACTGGTGGATCAGTGGTGATAGCTACAACTTGAACAGCTACGGCTATCAAACTTATCTGCACGAGATCGGGCACGCATTGGGACTTGGGCACGCTGGTAACTACAACGGTCTGGCCAGCTTTCCGTATGACGCCAAATTTGCGAATGACAGTTGGCAAATGAGCGTGATGTCCTACTTCTCCCAAACAGATAACCCGAATGTGAACGCTTCTTTTGCCTATGTTTTGACGCCAATGGCCGCCGACATAATCGCTATAAACAGGCTTTATGGCCTTCCCAACGGTGGCGATAAAGTCAACACCAGCAACACTGTCTGGGGCCTCAATTCGAACGCACAAGGCCCGGCTGCAAATTTCTCGCTGCAACAGCCCGCGATGACAATGACGATTTTCGATCAGGGCGGTAATGACACCTTGGATGTTTCAAATACTGGACATTACCAAGTGATAAATTTGAAGCCAGGCCACTTTTCAAGTGTCTACGGTAAATCCAATAACATCTACATTGATCGCTTGTCTCACATCGAAAACGCGGCAGGCGGCAATGGTGTCGACAAGATGATCGGTAACGCTTTTGCCAACAAGTTGTCGGGTGGCGCGGGCGCCGACAAAATATATGGCGGCGGCGGCAATGACGAACTGCGCGGCGAACATGGTGCTGATGTTCTGTTTGGTGAAAGCGGTATCGACACAATCTTCGGTGACGTGGGTTGGGATATCATTCGCGGTGGCGACGGCTCCGACAACATCTATGGCGGTAGCGGCAACGATGCCCTGATCGGTGAGCGGGGACACGATTTTATTCAGGGCGGCGATGGCAACGATGATATCCGAGGCGGCTTGAATAACGATACCCTGTATGGGAATGCCGGAGGCGACAGAATCTTAGGAGAGGACGGACTAGATACAATCTTCGGCGATGTAGGATGGGATATCATTCGTGGCGGCTCAGGTTCGGACAATATTGACGGAGGTCGCGGCGATGACGCCCTGTTTGGTGATCGCGGGCATGATCTGGTGAAGGGAGGGGATGGCAACGACACAATCCACGGCGGCATGGATAACGACACGCTGCTTGGCGGCGTAGGAGCCGACAATATCTATGGCGGGCATGGCAGGGACACAATCTATGGGGGTAGTGACGCAGATCTGATTTCAGGTGGTGATGGTAACGACCAAATCTATGGTGACGCAGGCGCTGATGCGTTGATTGGAAATTCCGGGAATGATGTCATCTTTGGTGGGGATGGCAACGACCTCATGGCTGGTGGGTACGGATTCGACGTGTTGATTGGCGGTGCAGGAAATGATCGTCTAAATGGCGAGGCTTCACGCGACCGTCTGAACGGAGGTCAAGGCCATGATGTCATGATCGGTGGACCGGGTGGCGACACGTTCTACTTCAACGATGGTAATGACGTTGTTCAAGATTTCTCGGACGCACAGGGTGACATTATTGAAATCGACAGCGCACTGGTGTCGACCTCGAATGTCGCAAGTTTCATCGCATCCAATGCCTCGAGTGATGGACACCACACGACGATTACATTCGACAATGGCGACACGCTAATGTTGCTGGGCGTCACAGACCCGAACTCAATTGTGGATGACGTCTTTTTTGTGTGA